In Streptococcus dysgalactiae subsp. dysgalactiae, the following are encoded in one genomic region:
- a CDS encoding DUF4059 family protein has protein sequence MLVEIFSLYLKGLILSSLTMVSVCLLWTLWRAKTKKDKSLAERQAFLYEMLMIAILTIPILSFAFMSVLVVLKS, from the coding sequence ATGTTAGTAGAAATTTTTAGCCTTTATCTTAAAGGACTCATCTTATCAAGCTTAACCATGGTATCTGTGTGTTTACTATGGACGCTATGGCGAGCAAAAACCAAGAAAGATAAGAGTTTGGCTGAAAGGCAGGCATTTCTATATGAGATGTTAATGATTGCTATTTTAACCATCCCAATTTTATCGTTTGCTTTTATGAGTGTTTTGGTTGTCTTGAAATCATAA
- a CDS encoding amino acid permease: MSTKDQKDNTELENGMVRGLENRHVQLIAIAGTIGTGLFLGAGRSIALTGPSIIFVYMITGAFMFMMMRAIGEMLYYDPDQHTFINFITKYIGPGWGYFSGLSYWISLIFIGMAEITAVGSYVQFWFPTWPAWLIQLVFLVLLSSINLIAVRVFGETEFWFAMIKIVAILALIATAIFMVLTGFETHTGHASLSNIFDHFSMFPNGKLKFFMAFQMVFFAYQAIEFVGITTSETANPRKVLPKAIQEIPTRIVIFYVGALVSIMAIVPWHQLPVDESPFVMVFKLIGIKWAAALINFVVLTSAASALNSTLYSTGRHLYQIANETPNALTNRLKINTLSRQGVPSRAIIASAVVVGISALINILPGVADAFSLITASSSGVYIAIYALTMIAHWKYRQSKDFMADGYLMPKYKLTTPLTLAFFAFVFISLFLQESTYIGAVGAMIWIIVFGIYSNVKFK; encoded by the coding sequence ATGTCTACAAAAGATCAGAAAGACAATACCGAACTAGAAAATGGAATGGTAAGGGGCTTAGAAAATCGTCATGTTCAATTAATTGCGATTGCAGGAACGATTGGAACAGGTCTCTTTTTAGGAGCAGGCCGCTCTATTGCCTTGACAGGGCCGTCTATCATTTTCGTTTATATGATTACAGGTGCCTTCATGTTCATGATGATGCGTGCCATCGGCGAAATGCTTTATTATGATCCAGATCAACACACCTTTATCAATTTTATCACCAAATATATTGGTCCAGGATGGGGTTATTTTTCAGGTCTATCTTATTGGATTTCCTTAATTTTTATAGGCATGGCAGAAATCACCGCTGTTGGTTCCTATGTGCAATTTTGGTTTCCAACCTGGCCAGCCTGGTTGATTCAGTTGGTTTTCTTAGTCTTACTTAGCTCGATCAACTTAATTGCTGTGCGCGTCTTTGGGGAAACTGAATTTTGGTTTGCCATGATTAAGATTGTAGCTATTTTGGCTTTGATTGCAACAGCTATTTTCATGGTTTTAACGGGTTTTGAAACCCATACAGGCCATGCTAGCCTTTCCAATATTTTTGATCATTTTTCCATGTTTCCGAATGGAAAGCTGAAGTTCTTTATGGCCTTCCAAATGGTTTTCTTTGCTTATCAAGCTATCGAATTTGTGGGGATTACTACTTCTGAAACGGCTAACCCAAGAAAAGTTTTACCAAAGGCTATTCAAGAAATTCCAACCCGTATTGTGATCTTTTATGTGGGAGCCTTGGTCTCTATTATGGCAATTGTGCCATGGCATCAGTTACCAGTTGATGAATCTCCTTTTGTGATGGTGTTCAAATTGATTGGTATTAAATGGGCAGCAGCCTTGATTAACTTTGTAGTCTTAACGTCAGCAGCGTCAGCGCTTAACTCAACCCTTTATTCAACCGGTCGTCATCTCTATCAGATTGCTAATGAGACCCCAAATGCCTTGACCAATCGCTTAAAGATTAACACTTTATCTCGACAAGGAGTACCAAGTCGTGCCATTATTGCTTCAGCGGTTGTGGTTGGTATCTCAGCTTTGATTAATATCCTACCAGGAGTTGCAGATGCGTTCTCACTCATTACGGCATCTTCGTCAGGTGTATACATTGCTATCTACGCTTTAACCATGATTGCTCACTGGAAGTACCGTCAATCTAAGGACTTTATGGCAGATGGTTATTTGATGCCAAAATATAAGTTGACAACGCCTTTGACCCTTGCTTTCTTTGCCTTTGTCTTTATTTCTCTTTTCTTACAAGAATCCACCTATATCGGTGCCGTTGGAGCAATGATTTGGATTATTGTTTTTGGGATTTATAGCAATGTCAAATTTAAATAA
- the trxB gene encoding thioredoxin-disulfide reductase — protein sequence MYDTLIIGSGPAGMTAALYAARSNLRVGIIEQGAPGGQMNNTSEIENYPGYDHISGPELSMKMYEPLEKFKVENIYGIVQKVEDFGSYKRVSTEDDSYEAKTIIIATGAKYRVLGVPGEEDYTSRGVSYCAVCDGAFFRNQDLLVVGGGDSAVEEAIYLTQFAKKVTVVHRRDQLRAQKILQDRAFANEKVDFIWDSVVKEIQGNDIKVSNVLIENVKTGQVTDHAFGGVFIYVGMIPVTGMVSELGITDSEGWIVTDDHMRTSIPGILAIGDVRQKDLRQITTAVGDGAIAGQGVYHYIENMPS from the coding sequence ATGTATGATACATTAATTATAGGTTCAGGACCAGCGGGCATGACAGCTGCTTTATATGCAGCAAGAAGTAATTTACGTGTGGGCATTATTGAACAAGGTGCCCCAGGTGGTCAAATGAACAATACTTCTGAAATCGAGAATTATCCAGGGTATGATCATATTTCAGGGCCAGAATTATCGATGAAGATGTATGAACCTTTGGAAAAATTTAAGGTTGAAAATATTTATGGTATTGTTCAAAAAGTAGAGGATTTTGGTTCTTACAAGCGCGTATCAACTGAAGATGACAGCTATGAAGCCAAAACCATCATTATTGCAACAGGGGCCAAATACCGTGTCTTAGGTGTTCCAGGAGAAGAAGATTATACCAGTCGAGGTGTTTCTTACTGTGCGGTTTGTGACGGCGCCTTCTTTAGAAATCAAGATTTACTTGTAGTAGGGGGAGGAGACTCAGCTGTAGAAGAAGCTATCTACCTTACCCAATTTGCTAAAAAGGTAACCGTTGTTCACCGCCGTGACCAACTAAGAGCTCAGAAAATCTTGCAGGACCGTGCCTTCGCTAATGAGAAGGTTGACTTTATCTGGGATTCTGTTGTCAAAGAAATTCAAGGTAATGATATTAAAGTTTCCAATGTCCTAATCGAAAATGTGAAAACGGGCCAAGTCACTGACCACGCTTTTGGAGGTGTCTTTATCTATGTTGGTATGATTCCTGTGACAGGTATGGTAAGTGAACTAGGGATTACCGATTCAGAAGGTTGGATTGTCACAGATGATCATATGAGGACAAGTATTCCTGGTATTCTTGCAATTGGAGATGTTCGTCAAAAAGACCTTCGTCAAATCACAACAGCTGTTGGAGATGGGGCAATTGCTGGTCAAGGAGTTTATCATTACATTGAGAATATGCCGTCATAA
- a CDS encoding amino acid ABC transporter permease, producing the protein MTSVFLTSGWAWYDQLISPIPHGKLFSWHAVFDAIPNIIQRLPITLGLTLAGAVFGLILALIFAIVKINKVKILYPIQAVFVSFLRGTPILVQLMLTYYGIPLFLKFLNQKYGFDWNINAIPASVFAITAFAFNEAAYASETIRAAILSVDTGEIEAAKSLGMNSVQVYRRVIIPNAAVVAIPTLINGLIGLTKGTSLAFSASIVELFAQAQILGGSDYRYFERYISVALVYWSISILIEQVGRLIENRMAIKAPEQASNERLGELR; encoded by the coding sequence ATGACATCAGTGTTTTTAACTAGTGGTTGGGCTTGGTATGATCAACTCATCTCACCTATTCCACATGGGAAACTTTTTAGTTGGCATGCTGTTTTTGATGCCATTCCAAATATTATCCAACGCCTTCCAATTACCCTTGGTTTGACACTGGCAGGTGCTGTTTTCGGCTTAATTTTGGCTTTGATTTTTGCTATTGTTAAAATTAATAAAGTCAAAATCTTATATCCTATTCAAGCCGTTTTTGTGAGTTTCTTGCGAGGCACGCCTATTCTCGTTCAACTAATGTTGACTTATTATGGTATTCCTCTTTTTCTCAAGTTTCTCAACCAAAAGTATGGCTTTGATTGGAATATTAATGCCATTCCAGCTTCTGTCTTTGCTATTACAGCCTTTGCTTTTAATGAAGCAGCCTATGCGAGTGAGACTATTCGAGCAGCAATCTTATCTGTTGACACAGGAGAGATTGAAGCTGCTAAAAGTTTAGGCATGAACTCTGTTCAGGTTTATCGTCGTGTCATCATTCCCAATGCAGCTGTTGTGGCTATTCCAACCTTGATTAATGGCTTGATAGGCTTAACAAAAGGAACATCGCTTGCCTTTAGTGCCAGTATCGTGGAACTGTTTGCTCAAGCACAAATTTTGGGTGGTTCAGATTACCGTTATTTTGAACGTTATATCTCTGTTGCGCTTGTCTATTGGTCTATCAGTATTTTAATTGAGCAAGTAGGTCGCTTGATTGAAAACAGGATGGCTATAAAAGCACCAGAACAAGCTAGTAATGAAAGGTTAGGAGAATTGCGTTGA
- a CDS encoding amino acid ABC transporter ATP-binding protein: MIKIRNLSKVFSGQKVLDSLDLEIEQGQVIALVGASGAGKSTFLRSMNYLEKPDSGSISIDDFTVDFETITTEQVLMLRRKLAMVFQQFNLFERRTALENVKEGLKVVKKLSDQEATKLARAELAKVGLVDRENHYPRYLSGGQKQRVALARALAMKPDVLLLDEPTSALDPELVGEVEKSIADAAKSGQTMVLVSHDMNFVYQVADRVLFLDQGKILEQGTPEEVFRHPQKERTKEFFASYSKTYI, translated from the coding sequence ATGATTAAGATTAGAAATTTGAGCAAGGTTTTCTCCGGTCAGAAAGTCTTGGACAGTCTGGATCTTGAGATTGAACAAGGTCAAGTGATTGCTTTAGTAGGTGCTTCAGGAGCAGGGAAATCGACCTTCCTTCGTAGTATGAACTATCTTGAAAAACCAGATTCGGGATCCATTAGTATTGATGACTTTACGGTTGATTTTGAGACCATCACCACAGAGCAAGTTTTGATGTTGCGCCGGAAACTTGCCATGGTTTTTCAACAATTTAACCTTTTTGAACGTCGTACAGCATTGGAGAATGTCAAAGAAGGTCTTAAGGTGGTCAAAAAACTGTCTGACCAAGAAGCGACTAAACTGGCACGAGCAGAATTGGCTAAGGTTGGTTTAGTAGATCGCGAAAATCATTACCCTCGTTACTTATCCGGTGGGCAAAAACAAAGGGTGGCATTAGCTAGAGCCCTCGCTATGAAACCGGATGTCTTGCTCTTAGATGAACCGACTTCAGCTCTAGATCCTGAGCTAGTGGGTGAAGTCGAAAAATCGATTGCAGATGCTGCTAAATCTGGGCAGACCATGGTTTTGGTTAGTCACGACATGAATTTTGTTTACCAAGTGGCTGATAGAGTTCTCTTTTTAGATCAAGGTAAAATTTTGGAACAAGGAACGCCTGAAGAAGTCTTTAGACATCCTCAAAAAGAACGAACCAAAGAATTTTTCGCAAGCTATTCAAAAACATACATTTAA